A DNA window from Amycolatopsis sp. DSM 110486 contains the following coding sequences:
- a CDS encoding SsgA family sporulation/cell division regulator produces MLNVFMTAHLLDPVNRCVVGPELRVCFRYDPADPYAVQLNVTDSGGRRIRWLFSRGLLADGLAGGAGHGDVRITAFADTVEIVLSSPDGMARLEFSRADLERGLDETETLVPTGTEAAAFDWDHEIALLGRDAA; encoded by the coding sequence ATGCTGAACGTGTTCATGACCGCCCACCTGCTCGACCCCGTCAACCGGTGCGTGGTCGGGCCTGAGCTGCGGGTGTGTTTCCGCTACGACCCGGCCGACCCGTACGCGGTGCAGCTGAACGTCACCGACTCCGGCGGCCGGCGGATCCGGTGGCTGTTCAGCCGCGGCCTGCTCGCCGACGGCCTCGCCGGCGGCGCCGGTCACGGCGACGTCCGGATCACCGCCTTCGCCGACACCGTCGAGATCGTCCTGTCCTCCCCGGACGGCATGGCACGGCTGGAGTTCTCCCGTGCTGACCTCGAACGCGGCCTCGACGAGACCGAAACCCTCGTGCCCACCGGCACCGAAGCCGCCGCGTTCGACTGGGACCACGAGATCGCTCTGCTCGGCCGGGACGCCGCCTGA
- a CDS encoding conjugal transfer protein TraH gives MTEQHPCRTRTEKALVWTVGRFGELAAVGAPVVIGAFTTSWLDLLSAAIAAVWAAHEIRLHRATRQARTTLATAPEPRQLHTIPATSAEQAGPGGTESSGRREAKA, from the coding sequence ATGACCGAGCAGCACCCGTGCCGCACCCGGACCGAGAAGGCTCTGGTGTGGACGGTCGGACGCTTCGGCGAGCTCGCCGCGGTGGGCGCGCCGGTCGTGATCGGCGCGTTCACCACCAGCTGGCTCGACCTGCTCTCCGCCGCGATCGCCGCAGTCTGGGCCGCGCACGAGATCCGCCTGCACCGCGCGACCCGGCAGGCGCGCACCACGCTCGCCACGGCACCCGAGCCGCGGCAGCTGCACACCATCCCCGCCACCTCGGCCGAGCAGGCCGGGCCTGGCGGAACCGAGTCGAGTGGCCGAAGGGAGGCCAAGGCATGA
- a CDS encoding FtsK/SpoIIIE domain-containing protein yields MAPIDHDDETTTDTTPTATVESTGELATVHPLRTVESTGPAIVGKLVSDEEWALLTSPRAQAAWRYRQYRDNAVTVARVTRTAVTHDATKTSLRFVGRHASYTIGGGLIVAKRVWEAKTNSRYERLMRSAETTGNTDELHYWEERAELAKEKRHQRAMDWLEAPKRVAKGMGIVLLVAIVILFGIGCMLGIAFKDWGMVVSPFTAVTDVVRWIAIAISVAWGPFLLGAPWLAAVVLHHIGRKAEAHPSWLAPAGGTGSDANVLVTADGIVTALRHLNIPALKAALKEGWVPRFELTPTREGSGAFKGYRAIVDLPMGVTPTMVADKRDVLAKNLNRNAVEVWASDYGQEKGGKAGYLNLYVADSGVMDKPTPPYPLLSEGMADVFEGVPIGITQRGDIVFMPINGSNAVFGGRPGQGKSNALRVMVLGVSLDPLAEIRVHVFALNGDFDAYAPRLSMYQKGANPEHAALAVEHLEQLYAEVERREGRLAELGAKKLTRQISEQHEDMRPLLVAFSECHELFGNAEHGKTAADLAVQVVKRGRKTGVSTVFDTQSSRADAIPSQLVENVGANGCFSVKTWRSNDGFLGDGSFAAGIRATELRFNVDRGTMVATGMTEELFEIVRTFFVEVDDDRGWDQATEVIERAMAQLKPGTAVADARPAAQIEAPRDLLDDVLDVLGDEDKVAATDVAARLRELAPGHRPYQGLTAEKLADALKGEGVKVTKVSVLTVFTERVRAAIAKRDADA; encoded by the coding sequence ATGGCACCCATCGACCACGACGACGAAACCACCACCGACACCACCCCCACAGCGACCGTCGAGTCCACCGGTGAGCTGGCCACCGTCCACCCCCTGCGCACGGTCGAGTCCACCGGCCCGGCCATCGTGGGCAAGCTCGTCTCCGACGAGGAGTGGGCGTTGCTCACCTCCCCGCGGGCGCAGGCCGCGTGGCGCTACCGGCAGTACCGCGACAACGCGGTCACCGTCGCCCGGGTCACCCGCACTGCGGTCACCCACGACGCGACGAAGACGTCGCTGCGGTTCGTCGGCCGGCACGCCTCCTACACGATCGGCGGCGGCCTGATCGTGGCGAAGCGGGTGTGGGAGGCGAAGACGAACTCCCGCTACGAGCGGCTGATGCGCTCGGCCGAAACCACAGGCAACACCGACGAGCTGCACTACTGGGAAGAGCGCGCGGAGCTGGCCAAGGAGAAGCGCCACCAGCGGGCGATGGACTGGCTGGAGGCGCCGAAGCGGGTCGCGAAGGGCATGGGGATCGTGCTGCTGGTCGCGATCGTGATCCTGTTCGGGATCGGCTGCATGCTGGGCATCGCGTTCAAGGACTGGGGAATGGTTGTCTCCCCGTTCACCGCGGTCACCGACGTGGTCCGTTGGATCGCGATCGCGATTTCCGTGGCGTGGGGTCCATTCCTGCTCGGTGCGCCGTGGCTCGCCGCGGTCGTGCTGCACCACATCGGGCGCAAGGCCGAGGCCCACCCGTCGTGGCTGGCCCCGGCCGGCGGGACCGGGTCGGACGCAAACGTGCTGGTCACGGCCGATGGGATCGTGACCGCGTTGCGGCACTTGAACATTCCCGCGCTCAAGGCCGCACTGAAGGAGGGCTGGGTACCGCGCTTCGAGCTCACCCCGACCCGCGAGGGTTCAGGGGCGTTCAAGGGCTACCGGGCGATCGTGGACTTGCCGATGGGCGTGACCCCGACGATGGTCGCCGACAAGCGCGACGTGCTGGCGAAGAACCTCAACCGCAACGCGGTCGAGGTGTGGGCCTCGGACTACGGCCAGGAGAAGGGCGGCAAGGCCGGCTACCTCAACCTCTACGTCGCCGACTCCGGCGTCATGGACAAGCCGACCCCGCCGTATCCGCTGCTCAGCGAGGGTATGGCCGACGTGTTCGAGGGTGTCCCGATCGGCATCACCCAGCGCGGCGACATCGTGTTCATGCCGATCAACGGGTCGAACGCGGTGTTCGGTGGCCGGCCGGGACAGGGCAAGTCCAACGCCCTGCGGGTGATGGTGCTCGGGGTCTCGCTGGACCCATTGGCCGAGATCCGGGTGCACGTGTTCGCGCTCAACGGTGACTTCGACGCGTACGCACCGCGGCTGTCGATGTATCAGAAGGGAGCCAACCCCGAGCACGCCGCACTGGCCGTCGAGCACCTGGAGCAGCTGTATGCCGAGGTCGAACGGCGTGAGGGGCGCCTGGCCGAGCTGGGCGCTAAGAAGCTCACCCGCCAGATCTCGGAGCAGCACGAGGACATGCGCCCGCTGCTCGTGGCGTTCTCCGAGTGCCATGAGCTCTTCGGCAACGCTGAGCACGGCAAAACTGCCGCTGACCTGGCAGTTCAGGTGGTGAAGCGGGGTCGTAAGACGGGCGTGAGCACCGTGTTCGACACGCAGTCGTCGCGGGCGGACGCGATCCCGTCGCAGCTGGTGGAGAACGTCGGCGCGAACGGCTGTTTCTCGGTGAAGACCTGGCGTTCCAACGACGGTTTCCTCGGTGACGGCAGCTTCGCGGCCGGGATCCGGGCCACGGAGCTGCGGTTCAACGTCGACCGCGGCACCATGGTCGCCACCGGTATGACCGAGGAGCTGTTCGAGATCGTGCGGACGTTCTTCGTCGAGGTCGACGACGACCGCGGCTGGGATCAGGCCACCGAGGTTATCGAACGGGCAATGGCCCAGCTCAAGCCCGGTACCGCCGTGGCCGACGCCCGCCCGGCCGCCCAGATCGAAGCGCCGCGCGACCTGCTCGACGACGTGCTCGACGTGCTGGGCGACGAGGACAAGGTGGCTGCCACCGACGTGGCCGCCCGCCTGCGGGAACTCGCCCCCGGCCACCGGCCCTACCAGGGCCTCACCGCCGAGAAACTCGCCGACGCACTCAAGGGTGAGGGCGTGAAGGTCACCAAGGTCAGCGTCCTCACGGTGTTCACGGAGCGTGTTCGCGCCGCGATCGCCAAGCGGGACGCCGACGCGTAG
- a CDS encoding bifunctional DNA primase/polymerase, whose translation MAERLVMSLRRWALEFAGRGWPVYPLRPGAKRPDWHRKDRCPQAGRCANGHVTPEQMASTDPELIERAWAATPWNIAIFPGPAGMLGIDCDQPKPGQTGGGDPDGWTQLHHLAAERGGPLPDTFTVTTPGGGRHLLYTVPPGCVLRSTVKHIASNVDTRGWGGYLVGAGSLRPDGAYELLDDTIPVPLPGWLVQANVEHASTAISEPREKAIVAPSSYAAKALQDETDRVRREPPGRRNKVLSTAAYALGQLVGAGLLDEHLARTELQAAVAAWGDTASLGKDHGVIETSLRAGAANKRRIKPRGHRAA comes from the coding sequence ATGGCTGAGCGTCTGGTGATGTCGCTGCGGCGGTGGGCGCTGGAGTTCGCTGGCAGGGGGTGGCCGGTCTACCCGCTGCGGCCCGGCGCGAAGCGCCCGGACTGGCACCGCAAAGACCGCTGCCCGCAGGCCGGCCGCTGCGCCAACGGGCACGTCACCCCGGAACAGATGGCCTCGACCGACCCCGAACTGATCGAGCGAGCGTGGGCGGCGACGCCGTGGAACATCGCGATCTTCCCCGGCCCGGCCGGGATGCTCGGGATCGACTGCGACCAGCCCAAGCCCGGGCAAACCGGCGGCGGCGACCCCGACGGCTGGACCCAGCTGCACCACCTGGCGGCCGAGCGGGGCGGGCCGCTGCCCGACACGTTCACCGTCACCACCCCCGGCGGTGGCCGGCACCTGCTCTACACCGTCCCGCCCGGGTGCGTGCTGCGCTCCACCGTCAAGCACATCGCCAGCAACGTCGACACCCGCGGCTGGGGCGGCTACCTCGTCGGCGCCGGATCACTCCGCCCGGACGGCGCCTACGAACTGCTCGACGACACCATCCCGGTGCCGCTGCCGGGGTGGTTGGTCCAAGCCAACGTCGAACACGCCTCCACGGCGATCTCAGAGCCACGCGAGAAGGCCATAGTCGCGCCGAGTTCCTACGCGGCGAAGGCACTGCAGGACGAGACCGATCGCGTCCGCAGAGAGCCACCAGGGCGGCGGAACAAGGTGCTCTCCACCGCCGCCTACGCCCTCGGGCAGCTCGTCGGCGCCGGGCTGCTCGACGAGCACCTCGCCCGCACCGAGCTGCAGGCCGCCGTGGCCGCGTGGGGCGACACGGCCTCGCTGGGCAAGGACCACGGCGTCATCGAGACCAGCCTGCGCGCCGGCGCCGCGAACAAGCGCCGGATCAAGCCCCGCGGCCACCGGGCCGCATGA
- a CDS encoding RRQRL motif-containing zinc-binding protein produces MARQHPWVLAAVCWSPDREFTRGTWHGKPLMSHGIAPRDKLATRRQLRALGLRPGGQDPAAFLYFRCRKAAKIVHADLYLIEHAKPVRAMTPGRQAALDKAMAARRTCRACGETGWAELPRAHRTCDPCLAEDGLPPDSHLHDFLAGEPTLTADEHAALDHARPGQNENPGWTQEIAA; encoded by the coding sequence ATGGCACGTCAACACCCGTGGGTCCTCGCGGCCGTGTGCTGGTCGCCCGACCGAGAGTTCACCCGCGGCACCTGGCACGGCAAACCCCTGATGTCCCACGGCATCGCACCACGAGACAAGCTCGCGACCCGCCGCCAGCTACGCGCGCTCGGCCTGCGCCCGGGCGGGCAGGACCCGGCCGCGTTCCTGTACTTCCGCTGCCGCAAAGCCGCGAAGATCGTGCACGCCGACCTGTACCTCATCGAGCACGCGAAACCGGTCCGGGCAATGACCCCCGGCCGCCAGGCCGCGCTCGACAAGGCCATGGCCGCACGCCGAACCTGCCGCGCATGCGGCGAAACCGGCTGGGCCGAGCTCCCCCGCGCGCACCGCACCTGCGACCCCTGCCTCGCCGAGGACGGCCTCCCGCCCGACAGCCACCTGCACGACTTCCTCGCCGGCGAACCCACCCTCACCGCCGACGAGCACGCCGCACTCGACCACGCCCGCCCCGGGCAGAACGAGAACCCCGGATGGACACAGGAGATCGCCGCATGA
- a CDS encoding helix-turn-helix domain-containing protein → MSEVAQMLGYGLSKTKQLVATGQIRSIKDGGNRRVLPVWVDEYINRLVEEAA, encoded by the coding sequence GTGTCCGAGGTAGCCCAGATGCTTGGCTACGGACTTTCGAAGACCAAGCAGCTCGTTGCCACCGGCCAGATCAGGTCCATTAAGGACGGCGGGAATCGTCGGGTCCTGCCTGTCTGGGTTGACGAATACATCAATCGACTCGTGGAGGAGGCGGCCTGA
- the xerC gene encoding tyrosine recombinase XerC, producing MASKGRANGEGSIYPFRNGFAAYVWVSTPTGERKRKYAYGPTRELVHEKWLKLHRAAKNGPVATSVPRLREYLNYWLTEVIKPNRAPLTYVNYELFTRLYINPALGDQRLDKLGVRDVQKWINAIPGICQCCAQGKDARRDEKRRRCCALSSRLCCKDAPSSRTVSDIRACLRAALNHAIREELIGRNVAELVTLPTVRKRKRTAWTSEEARKFLESARDARDAMYAGYVLAVVLGLRKGEILGLTWDALDFDNGELAVSHQLQRASGELLHRETKTAASDDTMPLPSIVVAALEKRRRDQIADRKEAELAWHSNDLVFTTKYGLPIDPRNFNRSWDNRVTRSGVRKITVHDGRRSCGTLLVDLEVHPRVIMRILRHAQFSMTMEIYSQASSKKTREALKRLGESLDE from the coding sequence ATGGCGAGCAAAGGACGCGCCAACGGCGAGGGATCGATTTACCCGTTCCGCAACGGGTTTGCCGCGTACGTGTGGGTCAGCACTCCGACCGGCGAAAGGAAGCGCAAGTACGCGTATGGCCCGACGCGTGAACTGGTCCACGAAAAGTGGCTCAAGCTTCACCGGGCGGCCAAGAACGGCCCTGTGGCGACATCCGTGCCGCGCTTGCGCGAGTACCTGAACTACTGGCTGACGGAGGTGATCAAGCCGAACCGCGCGCCCTTGACGTATGTCAACTACGAGCTGTTCACCCGGCTCTACATCAACCCGGCATTGGGCGACCAGCGGCTGGACAAGCTAGGTGTGCGCGATGTTCAGAAGTGGATCAACGCCATTCCGGGAATCTGTCAGTGCTGCGCGCAGGGCAAGGACGCGCGGCGAGACGAGAAACGTCGCCGGTGCTGTGCGTTGAGCTCCCGCCTGTGCTGCAAGGACGCGCCGTCGTCCCGGACCGTCTCCGACATCCGCGCATGCCTGCGCGCGGCGCTGAACCACGCGATACGCGAGGAGTTGATCGGCCGGAACGTCGCTGAGCTGGTGACGCTCCCGACCGTCCGCAAGCGCAAACGAACGGCTTGGACGAGCGAGGAGGCCCGGAAGTTTCTCGAGTCGGCCCGGGACGCCCGGGACGCGATGTACGCGGGGTACGTGCTCGCCGTCGTTCTGGGCCTGCGCAAGGGTGAGATCCTGGGGCTCACGTGGGACGCGCTCGACTTCGACAACGGCGAGCTGGCCGTCAGTCACCAGCTCCAACGGGCCAGCGGCGAGCTGCTACACCGGGAGACGAAGACGGCCGCCTCGGACGACACCATGCCGCTACCGTCCATCGTCGTCGCCGCCCTGGAGAAGCGTCGGCGGGATCAGATCGCCGACCGGAAGGAGGCTGAGCTGGCCTGGCACTCGAACGACCTGGTCTTCACCACCAAGTACGGGCTGCCGATCGACCCTCGGAACTTCAACCGGTCCTGGGACAACCGGGTCACGCGCTCCGGGGTCCGGAAGATCACCGTTCACGACGGCCGGCGGTCCTGCGGCACCCTGCTGGTCGACCTGGAGGTGCACCCCCGGGTGATCATGCGCATCCTGCGGCACGCTCAGTTCTCGATGACGATGGAGATCTACTCGCAGGCGTCGTCGAAGAAGACCCGGGAGGCGCTCAAGCGTCTTGGCGAAAGTCTCGACGAATAG
- the glpR gene encoding gephyrin-like molybdotransferase receptor GlpR, producing MPSSLIIVALAAAWLVVLVPMVARKRQQVARTPSSALAARVVRSGGARNEGQEEFAVSESAKPSVEDDLAELEAELDSDLEEEEPEPEPLPQPAVDVRDEPARSRPGYRPGRGGFDPEAAEIAARAKYAFRQRIVVILLILAVASAAFAGFAMSVVWWGNAVVDVILVGYLAYLRRQVRIEDDIRQRRMARYAREGRDARDGRDSREAREPLPAPRRTERPAASASVAPPVAEEDDDLEVVSPTPRDIVERKPSPMSRIRRQAVVVDLDDEDPAFEELDEPGTSPYRRAVGE from the coding sequence ATGCCCAGCTCGCTGATCATCGTGGCGCTCGCCGCGGCATGGCTCGTCGTTCTCGTGCCCATGGTGGCTCGCAAGCGCCAGCAGGTGGCACGGACGCCGTCGTCCGCGCTCGCAGCGCGTGTCGTGCGCAGCGGGGGAGCTCGCAATGAAGGACAGGAGGAGTTCGCCGTGTCCGAAAGTGCGAAACCTTCGGTGGAGGACGACCTCGCCGAACTCGAGGCGGAGCTCGACTCCGACCTCGAAGAGGAAGAACCGGAACCCGAGCCGCTGCCGCAGCCGGCCGTCGACGTGCGCGACGAGCCCGCCCGCTCGCGCCCCGGCTACCGCCCCGGCCGCGGCGGCTTCGACCCGGAAGCGGCGGAGATCGCCGCGCGGGCGAAGTACGCGTTCCGCCAGCGGATCGTGGTGATCCTGCTTATCCTCGCCGTCGCGTCGGCCGCCTTCGCGGGCTTCGCGATGTCCGTGGTGTGGTGGGGCAACGCCGTGGTCGACGTGATCCTGGTCGGGTACCTCGCCTACCTGCGCCGCCAGGTCCGCATCGAAGACGACATCCGGCAGCGGCGGATGGCGCGGTATGCGCGGGAGGGCCGGGATGCGCGGGATGGCCGGGACTCTCGAGAAGCGCGGGAGCCCCTTCCGGCGCCGCGCCGCACTGAACGTCCTGCCGCTTCGGCCTCCGTCGCGCCTCCGGTCGCCGAGGAGGACGACGACTTGGAGGTCGTCTCCCCGACGCCCCGCGACATCGTGGAACGCAAGCCGTCGCCCATGTCACGCATCCGCCGCCAGGCTGTCGTGGTCGACCTGGACGACGAAGACCCGGCCTTCGAGGAGCTCGACGAGCCGGGGACCAGCCCGTACCGCAGGGCGGTCGGGGAGTGA
- a CDS encoding GNAT family N-acetyltransferase, translated as MGSYSYPVESRHPGWPAKLGGLRVAAGVVSVRPVRLRDAGEWSRIRLRDRDHLEQWEPTGIGPWPDRNAFWSWPSQWAALRGLARRGQCLPFTITVDGKFAGQITVGNVIRASLRSAWIGYWVSSDIVRGGVATAAVALVTDHAFEASGLHRLEATVRPENNASIRVLTKAGYRQEGLFERYLDVAGAWRDHLCFAVTKEEIGDGLVSRLVALGRADLL; from the coding sequence GTGGGCTCGTACTCGTACCCGGTCGAAAGCCGCCACCCGGGCTGGCCCGCGAAGCTCGGCGGACTGCGCGTGGCGGCCGGGGTCGTCAGCGTGCGGCCCGTGCGGCTGCGCGACGCCGGCGAGTGGAGCCGCATCCGCCTGCGCGACCGCGACCACCTCGAGCAGTGGGAGCCGACGGGGATCGGGCCGTGGCCCGACCGCAACGCGTTCTGGTCGTGGCCCTCGCAGTGGGCGGCCCTGAGGGGTCTCGCGCGGCGCGGGCAGTGCCTGCCGTTCACGATCACGGTCGACGGAAAGTTCGCGGGCCAGATCACGGTGGGTAACGTCATCCGCGCCTCGCTGCGATCGGCCTGGATCGGGTACTGGGTGTCGTCGGACATCGTGCGCGGCGGGGTCGCGACAGCGGCTGTCGCCCTCGTGACGGATCACGCCTTCGAAGCGTCCGGCCTGCACCGGCTCGAGGCGACCGTGCGGCCGGAGAACAACGCGAGCATCCGCGTCCTCACCAAGGCCGGCTACCGGCAGGAGGGCCTCTTCGAGCGCTACCTCGACGTCGCCGGCGCCTGGCGCGACCACCTCTGCTTCGCCGTGACGAAAGAGGAGATCGGCGACGGCCTCGTCTCCCGGCTCGTGGCTCTGGGACGCGCCGACCTGCTCTGA